A DNA window from Archocentrus centrarchus isolate MPI-CPG fArcCen1 chromosome 15, fArcCen1, whole genome shotgun sequence contains the following coding sequences:
- the mea1 gene encoding male-enhanced antigen 1 has protein sequence MEVCSSAMGPERVLPSSEDELGEDERPADGTLMPPPGTVWGGGEEDEEEEGDGEMEMDGEEEDGGGGGYYYQPLNQEPDGVQPEDDEEERGEAASHAEQLQQVQQRIEVMGLHLPEAPPPDSDEEEDPEGAAAQRSRASIPMDADHVELVKRTMAAVALPSLGVPPWAREISDDQWKDMVRDTLQSRQSAAALRLPRCTNLPGP, from the exons ATGGAAGTGTGCAGCTCTGCGATGGGACCAGAGCGCGTCTTACCGAGCTCCGAGGATGAGCTGGGAGAGGACGAGCGCCCGGCTGATGGGACACTGATGCCGCCGCCAGGCACAGTGTGGGGCGGGGGGGAGGAggacgaagaggaggagggggacgGGGAGATGGAGATGGACGGCGAGGAGGAAGATGGGGGTGGAGGAGGGTACTATTACCAACCTCTTAACCAGGAACCGGACGGCGTGCAGCCAGAGGATGACGAGGAAGAGCGGGGGGAGGCGGCCTCCCACgccgagcagctgcagcaggtgcAGCAGCGGATAGAG GTGATGGGGCTCCACCTCCCTGAAGCTCCCCCTCCTGACAGCGATGAGGAGGAGGATCCCGAAGGGGCAGCGGCTCAGAGGAGCCGTGCCTCCATCCCCATGGATGCAG ATCACGTAGAGCTGGTGAAGAGGACGATGGCGGCAGTGGCATTGCCATCACTAGGCGTGCCGCCGTGGGCACGGGAGATTTCTGACGACCAATGGAAGGACATGGTGCGGGACACGCTGCAGAGCCGGCAGAGTGCCGCTGCCCTGCGCCTGCCCCGCTGCACCAACCTGCCTGGGCCCTGA
- the lrrc73 gene encoding leucine-rich repeat-containing protein 73 has protein sequence MLPASIQITGEMLSAAEVQDICESLKEDSVRLLSIRGCQLSDRDFGRICRSVAESHSLAQLNLNLGVVSSIGRTRHLADALKTNRSLQTLFLHGSPLLDAGLVTLNPALSTHPSLVCLDLGDCMLGDEALGLICGMLPPDGAKSGLRELTLSANPGISSKGWARLSIAVAHSSQLRVLNLDYNPLGDQIAGMLAVAVASSRTLEVLDLEGTGLSNQSAQVFLDMVENYPTSLRVLVLAENDISPELQQQICDLLSEGEDDDDREAPPLAPDPASITALQPIRDKYHPIRDKYHPIRDKYQPPAWLPHSNSSPQAVLLTSGLGESLLAETEM, from the exons ATGCTGCCCGCCTCCATCCAGATAACGGGTGAGATGCTGTCGGCGGCCGAGGTTCAGGACATCTGCGAGAGTCTGAAGGAAGACAGCGTGCGCCTGCTGTCCATCCGTGGCTGCCAGCTCTCTGACCGCGACTTTGGGCGTATCTGCCGCAGCGTCGCCGAGTCACACTCGCTCGCTCAGCTCAACCTCAACCTGGGGGTCGTATCCAGTATTGGTCGGACGCGACACCTGGCCGACGCCCTGAAGACTAACCGCTCCCTGCAGACCCTGTT CCTTCACGGCAGCCCGCTGTTGGACGCCGGcctggtgaccctgaaccctgcCCTGTCCACCCACCCTTCTCTGGTCTGTCTGGATCTGGGCGACTGCATGCTGGGAGATGAAGCGCTGGGTCTGATCTGTGGGATGTTGCCGCCTGATGGAGCAAAGTCAG GGCTGAGGGAGCTCACTCTCAGTGCTAACCCAGGAATCAGCTCCAAAGGCTGGGCTCGACTCTCCATCGCCGTGGCTCACAGCTCGCAGCTTCGCGTGCTCAACCTGGACTACAACCCGCTAG GTGATCAGATTGCAGGGATGCTGGCGGTTGCCGTGGCGTCCAGCAGAACTCTGGAGGTTCTGGACCTGGAGGGAACCGGACTGAGCAACCAGTCAGCACAG GTGTTCCTGGACATGGTGGAGAACTACCCAACGAGCCTGCGGGTCCTGGTCCTGGCCGAGAATGACATCAGTccggagctgcagcagcagatctGTGACCTGCTGTCTGAGGGCGAGGACGACGACGACAGGGAGGCCCCGCCTCTGGCACCAGATCCTGCTTCCATCACTGCTCTCCAGCCAATCAGAGACAAATACCACCCAATCAGAGACAAGTACCACCCAATCAGAGACAAGTACCAGCCCCCCGCCTGGCTCCCCCACAGCA ACTCCAGCCCCCAGGCGGTCTTGCTGACATCAGGTCTAGGTGAGAGCTTATTGGCTGAGACTGAGATGTGA